From a single Apium graveolens cultivar Ventura chromosome 2, ASM990537v1, whole genome shotgun sequence genomic region:
- the LOC141704161 gene encoding uncharacterized protein LOC141704161 produces MRYSYANVVQGGETSKTANSTHTSEDDNSEENQQINTQHAPLYNPDVVDNNLHPLFVHNTDHPGLILIAKKLIGPDNFQWHLCKTRCYLSTFCTMGAKEISDGLNYVTAVSEVWQKLHGRFSGVNEHIIFQVLKDIHSIEQGNNFVEVYFHKLKGLWDEYSVLEPIVNCVCGAHKIQVQRDQKRKLFQFLTGLHDNNAIIRGQILMMSLLPSLSQAYAFVKQNEKARQGYQIAGHSGSGFRKPSQSFIGTSRPVLKCTYCNFNGHTKERCYKLIGYPPN; encoded by the exons ATGCGTTATAGCTATGCAAATGTTGTACAAGGCGGTGAAACTAGTAAAACTGCTAATTCTACTCATACTAGTGAAGATGATAATTCAGAAGAAAATCAACAAATCAATACACAACATGCTCCATTGTACAATCCTGATGTTGTTGATAACAATTTGCATCCCTTGTTTGTTCATAATACTGACCATCCTGGCTTAATTCTAATTGCAAAAAAGTTAATTGGACCGGATAATTTTCAATGGCACTTATGCAAAACCAGATGTTACCTCTCCACTTTTTGCACAATGGGAGCGA AGGAAATCAGTGATGGGTTGAATTATGTAACAGCTGTTAGTGAAGTATGGCAGAAATTACATGGAAGATTCTCGGGAGTTAATGAGCACATAATTTTTCAAGTTCTTAAAGATATTCACAGTATAGAGCAAGGAAATAATTTTGTTGAGGTGTATTTCCATAAATTGAAGGGATTGTGGGATGAATATTCAGTGTTAGAGCCTATTGTTAATTGTGTTTGTGGTGCACACAAGATTCAGGTTCAAAGGGATCAAAAGAGGAAGCTATTTCAATTTTTGACGGGGCTACATGACAACAATGCTATTATTCGAGGACAAATACTTATGATGAGTCTTTTGCCTTCACTTTCACAAGCTTATGCGTTTGTCAAGCAGAATGAGAAAGCAAGACAAGGATATCAAA TAGCTGGTCATTCTGGTTCTGGTTTTAGGAAACCATCTCAGAGTTTCATTGGTACTTCAAGACCTGTGTTGAAGTGTACTTACTGCAATTTTAATGGTCATACAAAGGAACGTTGTTATAAGCTGATTGGTTATCCACCCAActga
- the LOC141708847 gene encoding uncharacterized protein LOC141708847: MSVSLTVMTLNLLDDQPEDSPNSWTKRRDLCVSVITSYSPIILCTQQGLISQLEYFRQSLPGYDHFGISRKGSEDTSDEHCTILYDKEKVELLEGGTFWLSESPSVPGSMSWGCEVPSVATWATFQLKGVELPGFTFQIVNTNMDKLSPRARRRSALLTWQHIASLPPILPVVYCGGFNTHKESTTGRFLLGRSSEHGVVGDMRDAWPSARVRKNVRLIHTYHGFKGNKQGALELVKLIFRAFCLCWDRQTQDLHVDWILFRGRVLIPVSSEVVSDNIDGYYPSSHYPVFAEFLLPRTVRLLETPV; encoded by the exons ATGAGTGTTTCTCTTACAGTGATGACTTTGAATCTTCTAGATGATCAACCAGAAGACAGCCCAAATTCATGGACTAAAAGAAGGGATTTGTGTGTTAGTGTCATCACTAGCTATTCCCCTATCATTCTCTGTACTCAACAAG GGCTAATCTCACAGTTGGAGTATTTTCGACAGTCTTTGCCAG GTTACGATCATTTTGGAATTTCAAGGAAAGGTTCTGAAGACACTTCTGATGAGCATTGCACTATATTATATGACAAAGAAAAG GTGGAGCTCTTAGAAGGTGGAACTTTTTGGCTGTCAGAGTCCCCTTCAGTACCTGGAAGTATGTCATGGGGGTGTGAAGTTCCAAGTGTTGCAACCTGGGCG ACATTTCAATTAAAAGGAGTCGAGTTGCCAGGTTTTACTTTCCAAATAGTGAACACAAACATGGATAAGTTAAGTCCTCGTGCTCGCAGGAGAAGTGCGTTGCTTACTTGGCAACACATTGCATCACTACCTCCTATTTTACCTGTTGTTTATTGTGGAGGATTTAACACACACAAGGAATCAACGACAGGACGTTTTCTTCTTGGGAGATCAAG TGAGCACGGTGTCGTGGGCGATATGAGGGATGCATGGCCCAGTGCTCGGGTAAGGAAGAATGTTCGTCTCATACACACATATCATGGTTTTAAAG GTAACAAACAAGGAGCTCTTGAATTAGTAAAATTGATTTTCAGAGCATTTTGCCTCTGCTGGGATCGCCAAACTCAGGACTTGCACGTGGACTGGATTCTTTTCAGAGGCAGAGTTCTAATCCCAGTGTCATCCGAAGTGGTGAGTGATAACATTGACGGGTATTATCCATCTTCCCACTATCCCGTATTTGCAGAATTTTTGCTTCCGCGTACTGTGAGGTTGCTTGAGACCCCTGTTTAA
- the LOC141708849 gene encoding transmembrane 9 superfamily member 8-like, with product MTNDQTTSFWSWIFIASLLFVHSHSFYLPGVAPVDFEKGDLLKVKVNKLTSIKTQLPYSYYTLPFCQPKTIVDSAENLGEVLRGDRIENSPYEFKMREPQMCNILCRATLDEKKAKSIKQKINDDYRVNMILDNLPLVVPVRRLDQESSFLYQHGYLVGLKGIYAGSKDEKYFINNHLAFTVKYHKDLQTDSARIVGFEVKPFSVKHEYEGTWNDKTRLTTCDPHAKRTVTNSESPQEVADKKEIIFTYDVEFEPSDVKWASRWDSYLLMTDDQIHWFSIVNSLMIVLFLSGMVAMIMLRTLYRDISKYNQLETQEEALEETGWKLVHGDVFRPPVNSNLLCVYVGTGVQFFGMILVAMIFAVLGFLSPSNRGGLMTALLLLWVFMGIFAGYASARIYKMFKGTEWKKITIQTAFMFPGIVFAIFFVLNALIWGEKSSGAVPFGTMFALVFLWFGISVPLVFVGSYVGFRKPAMEHPVKTNTIPRQIPEQAWYMHPVFSVLIGGILPFGAVFIELFFILTSIWLQQFYYIFGFLFLVFIILVVTCAEISIVLCYFQLCSEDYLWWWRSYLTSGSSALYLFLYAAFYFFTKLNITKPVSGILYFGYMLIASYSFFVLTGTIGFFACLWFTRLVYSSVKID from the exons ATGACGAACGATCAGACGACGTCGTTTTGGTCCTGGATCTTCATAGCTTCTCTTCTCTTCGTTCATTCTCACTCCTTTTATCTCCCCGGCGTCGCTCCCGTCGATTTCGAAAAG GGGGACCTTCTTAAGGTGAAAGTGAACAAGCTGACTTCAATTAAAACACAACTTCCTTATTCCTATTATACTCTCCCGTTTTGTCAACCGAAGACAATTGTGGATAGTGCAGAAAATCTCGGAGAAGTTCTTCGTGGTGACCGTATTGAGAACTCGCCATATGAG TTCAAAATGCGAGAACCACAGATGTGCAATATTTTGTGTCGTGCTACActagatgaaaagaaagcaaagAGTATTAAACAAAAGATCAATGATGATTACCGAGTGAACAT GATCTTGGATAATCTTCCATTGGTTGTTCCAGTACGTAGATTGGACCAGGAATCATCCTTTCTATACCAACATGGTTATCTTGTTGGTCTCAAAGGAATATATGCTGGT AGCAAGGACGAGAAGTATTTTATTAACAACCACTTAGCATTTACAGTCAAGTACCACAAGGATTTACAAACAGACTCCGCAAGGATCGTAGGATTTGAAGTGAAACCTTTCAG TGTTAAACATGAATATGAAGGTacctggaatgataagactcGCTTAACTACCTGTGATCCTCATGCCAAACGCACAGTTACCAACTCTGAATCTCCTCAAGAGGTTGCTGATAAGAAGGAAATTATCTTTACTTATGATGTTGAGTTTGAG CCTAGTGATGTTAAATGGGCTTCTAGATGGGATAGTTATCTTTTGAtgacagatgatcaaattcaTTGGTTTTCCATCGTCAATTCTTTGATGATTGTTCTTTTCCTCTCTGGAATGGTGGCTATGATCATGCTGCGGACACTTTACCGGGATATTTCAAAGTACAACCAGTTAGAGACCCAGGAAGAAGCCCTAGAAGAAACTGGATGGAAACTGGTTCATGGAGATGTTTTCAGGCCTCCAGTGAACTCAAATTTGCTGTGCGTTTATGTTGGTACAGGTGTTCAATTTTTTGGAATGATACTTGTTGCTATGATCTTTGCAGTTCTTGGGTTCTTGTCCCCTTCAAACAGAGGTGGGCTGATGACAGCTCTACTTCTACTCTGGGTCTTTATGGGTATATTTGCTGGGTATGCATCGGCCAGGATTTATAAGATGTTTAAGGGAACAGAGTGGAAAAAGATCACAATCCAAACAGCTTTCATGTTCCCAGGAATTGTTTTTGCCATATTCTTTGTGTTGAATGCTCTTATATGGGGTGAAAAATCGTCAGGGGCCGTACCCTTCGGTACGATGTTTGCTTTGGTATTCTTGTGGTTTGGCATCTCAGTTCCCCTTGTTTTTGTGGGAAGTTATGTTGGGTTTAGGAAGCCTGCGATGGAGCATCCTGTGAAAACAAACACTATTCCCAGACAGATACCTGAACAGGCTTGGTACATGCACCCAGTGTTTTCTGTTTTGATTGGAGGAATTCTTCCCTTTGGGGCTGTATTCATAGAGCTGTTTTTCATCTTGACCTCCATCTGGTTGCAGCAATTTTATTACATTTTTGGATTCCTTTTCCTAGTGTTCATCATCTTAGTTGTCACATGTGCGGAGATCAGTATCGTGCTATGCTATTTCCAGTTATGCAGTGAGGATTACCTTTGGTGGTGGAGGTCATACCTTACATCAGGCTCCTCAGCACTCTATCTTTTTCTCTATGCAGCATTTTACTTCTTCACAAAGCTGAATATCACAAAGCCGGTGTCTGGCATTTTGTACTTCGGCTACATGTTGATTGCTTCATACTCATTCTTCGTGCTCACTGGTACAATTGGGTTTTTCGCATGTTTATGGTTCACAAGGCTGGTATACTCGTCAGTGAAGATTGACTGA
- the LOC141708850 gene encoding serine carboxypeptidase 24-like, whose protein sequence is MEIISRVCLGLVVFILFSQVILNVAAVINEEQELDRITSLPGQPPVKFSQFSGYVTVDEQQGRALFYWLTEATSNSVTKPLVLWLNGGPGCSSVAYGASEEIGPFRVNKTASSLYLNKNSWNKDANILFLESPAGVGFSYSNTSSNLLDSGDNRTAQDALVFLVNWMSRFPQYKYREFYISGESYAGHYVPQLAEKIYDYNKATSRPSINLKGFIVGNAVTDNYYDNIGTISYWWTHSMISDATYKLIMKTCDFKADKSSEQCDKAVSYALDYEFGDIDPYSIYTPFCKPNNNSVGSVRLKNTLLRRRVSGYDPCTENYAEIYYNRPDVQRALHANSTGIPYKWTACSDVLIRNWNDSATSMIPTYKKLIAGGLRIWVFSGDTDSVVPVTATRFALSHMNLTVQTRWYPWYTGGQVGGWTEVYEGLTFVTVRGAGHEVPLFEPKRALLMFRNFLGGKLLPSKS, encoded by the exons ATGGAGATAATTAGCCGAGtttgcttagggttagtggttTTCATATTATTTTCGCAAGTAATCTTGAATGTTGCTGCGGTGATAAATGAAGAACAAGAGCTGGATCGGATCACGTCGCTTCCTGGCCAGCCACCGGTTAAATTCTCACAGTTTTCGGGCTACGTTACTGTCGATGAGCAACAAGGCCGGGCTCTGTTCTACTGGCTGACTGAAGCTACTAGCAATTCGGTTACCAAGCCTCTTGTTCTTTGGCTCAATGGAG GTCCAGGTTGTTCATCAGTAGCATATGGAGCTTCCGAAGAAATCGGACCATTTCGCGTTAACAAGACTGCTTCCTCTCTGTATCTCAACAAAAATTCATGGAACAAAG ACGCGAATATCCTGTTTCTTGAATCGCCTGCTGGTGTTGGATTCTCGTACTCGAATACAAGCTCAAATCTGTTGGACTCGGGGGATAACAGAACAG CTCAGGATGCTCTGGTTTTCCTCGTAAACTGGATGTCAAGATTTCCTCAGTACAAATATAGAGAGTTTTACATCTCCGGAGAGAGTTATGCAG GGCATTATGTTCCTCAGTTGGCGGAGAAAATCTATGACTACAACAAAGCAACTTCTCGGCCATCCATCAACCTTAAAGGATTCATA GTGGGAAATGCTGTTACAGACAATTACTATGACAACATTGGTACTATTTCATACTGGTGGACACATTCCATGATATCAGATGCTACTTATAAATTGATTATGAAAACGTGTGATTTTAAAGCCGATAAATCTTCTGAGCAGTGTGATAAAGCTGTATCTTATGCATTGGATTACGAGTTTGGTGACATTGATCCCTACAGCATCTACACGCCATTTTGTAAGCCGAATAATAACTCTGTAGGAAGTGTAAGGCTCAAGAATACTCTCTTGCGTCGAAGAGTTTCTGGATATGATCCTTGTACTGAAAATTATGCGGAGATTTACTATAATCGACCAGACGTACAACGAGCTTTGCATGCCAATTCTACCGGGATTCCATATAAATGGACTGCATGCAG TGATGTCTTGATAAGAAACTGGAATGATAGCGCGACGTCAATGATCCCCACGTACAAGAAGCTGATTGCAGGTGGTCTCAGAATCTGGGTGTTCAG CGGCGACACAGATTCAGTAGTACCGGTGACAGCAACTAGATTTGCTCTAAGCCATATGAATCTCACAGTACAGACACGTTGGTATCCATGGTATACAGGTGGCCAG GTAGGAGGTTGGACAGAAGTGTATGAAGGACTAACATTTGTCACAGTGAGAGGAGCTGGCCATGAAGTTCCTCTGTTTGAGCCCAAAAGAGCTTTACTTATGTTTCGAAATTTTCTGGGAGGCAAACTTTTACCATCCAAATCATAA